The Pantanalinema sp. sequence AGGGCCCTGCCGAGGCCCGGGAGGGCGCTCCCGGCTGGCACGCCACCGGCGATCTGGGCTTCCTCGACGCCGAGGGCGCGCTGCACCTGATCGGCCGCCACGAGGAGGTCATCGTCTCGGGCAGCGAGAAGGTGAGCCCGCGCGAGGTCGAGTCGGTCCTGCTGCGGCATCCGGGGATCAAGGAGGCGGCGGTCCTGGGCGTCACCGATCGCGCGCACGGCCAGCGGATCGTGGCCTGGGTGGTCGCCGCCGCGAGCGACATCGACCCAGCGGCGGCCCAGCGCCACTGCGAGCAGTACCTCGCGCACCACAAGTGCCCCCGCGAGGTTCGCCTGCTGGATACCCTCCCGCGAACCGCGAGCGGCAAGGTGCACCGTGCGCTCTTGCACGAATGGAGCCAGGGCTGATCCCATCCCATGAGCGAGGGCCCGCCGGGTGTGTGAACGGCGGGCCCTCTTTTCGCTCAGAGAGGTGTTCGAGCGATGGGATCAGCATAGCGCAGGGCGAAGGCCCGTGCCGCGATCGGCGATCCTCGCGGCGCGCGATCGAGATTACGGTTGCTCGGCGGCTTGGGCGGCGAAGTCGCGCCCCGCGTCGCAGTAGCGCAGGTAGTCGCAGTGCAAGCAGTGGCCGGCCACCCGGGGGATGAAGCGCTGATCCGCCTCGAGCCGCTCGACGGTTTTGCGCACGCCTTCGAGGATCTCCTCGATGTGCGCGGCGCCGAGCGAAAGGGAGAGCCGGACGTTGCTCGCCAGGTAGTGGACCGTGTGGTGCTGGACGGTCTCGCGCAGCTTCTCGCCGATGAGGTAGTGGTAGATACCGAGCTGCTGGAGGGTGTGCGGGCGAATCTCGGCCGGGGCGTGGCCCGACTTGTAGTCGATGATCTCGAGCGAGCCGTCGAAGCGGCGGTCCACCCGGTCCACGATCCCCAGCAGCGTGATCCCCTGGTATGGAGCCGACAGGCGTTTCTCGAGCAGCAGCGGGATGCTCTGGGTCTCGGACCAGGTCCGGTAGTAGGCGGCGAGCAGGTCCTTGCCGCGCGCGAGCTCCGCGACCTCGTGCTCGTGCGAATCGTAGCCGGCTCCGGTCCAGGATCGCTCGAGCTGGGCCTGGGCCTCCTCGAGGGGGCGCGCGGCGGGGCCTCCCTGCTCGTGGAGGACCTGCAGGGTGCGGTGCAGGGAGGTGCCGAAGCTCTGGTTGGCCCATGCCCTGCGGGGCAGCTTTCGCACGTACTGGTAGTGGTACTGCCGCGGACAGGTCTGGTAGACGTGTAGCCTGCTCGGCGAATACTGAGGTTTGCG is a genomic window containing:
- a CDS encoding PD-(D/E)XK nuclease family protein, translating into MRKPQYSPSRLHVYQTCPRQYHYQYVRKLPRRAWANQSFGTSLHRTLQVLHEQGGPAARPLEEAQAQLERSWTGAGYDSHEHEVAELARGKDLLAAYYRTWSETQSIPLLLEKRLSAPYQGITLLGIVDRVDRRFDGSLEIIDYKSGHAPAEIRPHTLQQLGIYHYLIGEKLRETVQHHTVHYLASNVRLSLSLGAAHIEEILEGVRKTVERLEADQRFIPRVAGHCLHCDYLRYCDAGRDFAAQAAEQP